The Corynebacterium tuberculostearicum genome window below encodes:
- the odhI gene encoding oxoglutarate dehydrogenase inhibitor Odhl, with the protein MSENTGTPEPQVETTSVFRADLLKEMENGANGNDATAAGTDNLAEGQALLVVKRGPNAGARFLLDQATTTAGRHPEADIFLDDVTVSRRHAEFRKNDDGKFEVVDVGSLNGTYVNREPRNSQVLEVGDEIQIGKFRLVFIANQS; encoded by the coding sequence ATGAGCGAGAACACCGGAACCCCGGAACCACAGGTAGAGACCACATCTGTATTCCGCGCAGACCTGCTCAAGGAGATGGAAAACGGCGCGAATGGCAATGATGCTACCGCTGCCGGCACCGACAACTTGGCGGAAGGTCAGGCCCTCCTCGTGGTAAAGCGTGGCCCGAACGCGGGTGCCCGCTTCTTGCTGGATCAGGCGACTACTACCGCCGGCCGCCACCCTGAGGCAGACATCTTCCTCGATGACGTTACGGTGTCCCGCCGCCACGCGGAGTTTCGCAAGAATGATGACGGCAAGTTCGAGGTAGTTGATGTGGGATCCCTCAACGGAACCTACGTGAACCGCGAACCCCGCAACTCCCAGGTGCTCGAGGTAGGAGACGAAATCCAGATTGGCAAGTTCCGCCTGGTTTTCATCGCTAACCAGAGCTAA
- the ftsR gene encoding transcriptional regulator FtsR, which translates to MSAADSSAAAVRRTSPKAKKPKTMSIGVVLETLNQQFPDVTVSKIRFLESEGLISPQRTASGYRRFTQEDVDRLRYILTTQRDNYTPLKVIREQLEAMDSGQVTAIVSAGNAETLLSPQQFKAPVVTRLTDVEVATQASASEDDVASLVKYGLIRPDVAGFFNTDDVAIVSAAVALKAFGFGSRELKSLRNNARRQADLISQAAAPVAHSNSDTAHQKAEEISQQMTALVVSLHATLVKSDLRDEYHS; encoded by the coding sequence GTGAGCGCAGCAGATTCCTCGGCCGCAGCAGTACGCCGCACCAGCCCTAAAGCTAAGAAGCCAAAGACCATGTCCATTGGCGTGGTTTTGGAGACGCTGAATCAGCAATTCCCTGACGTCACGGTGTCCAAGATTCGCTTCCTCGAATCTGAGGGGCTCATCAGTCCACAGCGCACGGCCTCGGGCTACCGCCGCTTCACCCAGGAGGACGTGGACCGACTGCGGTATATTCTCACCACTCAGCGCGATAACTATACGCCGCTGAAGGTTATCCGCGAGCAGCTAGAAGCCATGGATTCCGGCCAGGTGACCGCCATCGTTTCCGCAGGAAATGCGGAAACCCTGCTCTCGCCGCAGCAGTTTAAGGCCCCTGTGGTCACCCGCCTGACCGATGTAGAGGTGGCTACCCAAGCTAGTGCCAGCGAAGATGATGTAGCCTCCTTGGTTAAATATGGCCTCATCCGCCCGGATGTCGCAGGCTTTTTCAATACCGACGACGTAGCCATTGTCTCGGCCGCGGTGGCACTTAAGGCATTTGGTTTCGGCTCCCGTGAACTCAAGTCCCTGCGCAATAACGCCCGCCGACAGGCAGACCTGATCTCCCAGGCAGCGGCTCCAGTGGCGCACTCAAATTCCGATACCGCGCATCAGAAGGCGGAGGAAATCTCCCAGCAAATGACCGCGCTCGTGGTGTCCTTGCACGCAACTCTGGTGAAATCGGATCTGCGCGACGAATACCACTCCTAA
- a CDS encoding bifunctional nuclease family protein, translating to MSDVSLEFHGIHQVGPEDDVCALLRWPEENRLIPVWISPIEGMQLAAALDGHQPNRPTSHDLICEVLEGTGGVDAIEIANYHQGTFMVDIKAPNGEVYDSRLSDALAVSEYFNVPISAEADLLAQVSVYASDADVKEYFDLEISTPAAGDNLSTSENNDSSTSASGNAQADADFEAMMRSLGMDEKDFLSGDDDEKS from the coding sequence ATGAGTGATGTATCCCTAGAGTTCCACGGTATCCACCAGGTCGGCCCCGAAGACGATGTGTGCGCTTTGCTGCGCTGGCCGGAAGAGAACCGGTTGATCCCCGTGTGGATCTCCCCGATTGAAGGCATGCAACTAGCTGCCGCTTTAGACGGCCACCAGCCAAATCGTCCCACCTCGCACGATCTAATCTGCGAGGTACTAGAGGGCACTGGCGGGGTAGATGCGATTGAAATTGCCAATTACCACCAGGGAACCTTCATGGTAGATATCAAGGCTCCGAACGGAGAGGTTTATGACTCTCGGTTAAGCGACGCACTTGCAGTGTCCGAATATTTCAACGTCCCGATTTCAGCCGAAGCAGATCTCCTTGCCCAGGTGTCCGTTTATGCCAGCGATGCGGATGTGAAAGAGTACTTCGACCTGGAAATTTCCACCCCCGCCGCAGGCGATAATCTATCGACCAGCGAAAACAATGATTCCTCGACCTCGGCGTCAGGAAATGCGCAGGCAGATGCAGATTTTGAAGCCATGATGAGGTCTTTGGGTATGGACGAAAAGGATTTCCTTTCGGGGGATGACGACGAAAAAAGTTAA
- a CDS encoding MerR family transcriptional regulator, whose translation MSINEDSQSETTYVQESLFDVGPDEEVGYRVPIACQVAGITYRQLDYWARTNLVNPSIRTARGSGSQRLYSFKDVLVLKIVKRLLDTGISLQNIRLAVESLRDRGVNDLAKLTLVSDGTTVYECRSNDEVIDLLAGGQGVFGIAVPGILKELSGTISSFPSERIDDFAEDNVVGLDELAARRKRKSS comes from the coding sequence GTGAGCATTAACGAGGACTCCCAGTCCGAAACCACCTACGTACAGGAATCGCTTTTCGACGTCGGACCCGACGAAGAGGTGGGCTACCGCGTTCCCATCGCTTGCCAGGTAGCCGGCATCACCTACCGCCAGCTGGACTATTGGGCTCGCACCAACCTGGTCAACCCTTCCATCCGCACGGCGCGCGGCTCCGGCTCCCAGCGCCTGTACTCCTTCAAGGATGTGCTGGTACTCAAGATCGTGAAGCGCCTGCTGGATACTGGTATTTCCCTGCAGAATATCCGTTTGGCAGTTGAATCCCTGCGCGATCGTGGCGTAAATGACCTGGCAAAGCTGACCCTTGTCTCCGATGGCACCACCGTGTACGAGTGCCGTTCCAACGATGAGGTCATTGACTTGCTCGCTGGCGGCCAGGGCGTCTTTGGCATTGCGGTTCCGGGCATCTTGAAGGAGCTGTCCGGCACCATTTCTTCCTTCCCTTCGGAGCGCATCGATGACTTCGCCGAGGACAACGTGGTCGGCCTCGACGAGTTGGCTGCTCGTCGCAAGCGCAAGAGCTCCTAA
- a CDS encoding DEAD/DEAH box helicase: MTTFADLGLPQRLVHVLHNEGITDPFPIQKAAIPDALAGKDVLGRGPTGSGKTYTFGLPILARLAGTGASKPAHPRALILAPTRELATQIHLRLDEPAATLGLRVLAVVGGVNINHHIRSLARPVDVLVATPGRAQDLIDQGKLHLDAVQITALDEADQMADMGFLPQVRKLLRLTPAKGQRLLFSATLDGDVNKLVEQFLHEPVVHTTAPVQAAVDSMSHHLFFVGDRPARNEVVLRIAARQGKTIMFMRTKHGVDRQVKKLRRAGINAYPLHGDKGQGARTRAIEGFADGSIPVLVATDIAARGIDIADVSLVVHVDPPAEHKAYLHRAGRTARGGAAGTVITLVMDEQRKEVDALIKKAGVTATEHDISHRDNPAGAPVLKEITGARKPNGPALPPPGQAVPQKPAKSVKKSNFQRRRSGGKVARRRRR, translated from the coding sequence ATGACTACCTTTGCCGATCTCGGCCTTCCCCAGCGCTTGGTGCACGTTCTGCACAACGAAGGCATTACCGACCCGTTTCCTATTCAAAAAGCCGCGATTCCCGACGCCCTCGCCGGCAAAGACGTACTCGGCCGCGGCCCTACCGGGTCGGGCAAGACCTATACCTTTGGCTTGCCCATACTTGCCCGCCTTGCCGGAACAGGTGCATCCAAGCCTGCTCATCCCCGTGCGCTTATCCTCGCCCCGACCCGTGAGTTGGCCACTCAGATTCACCTGCGCCTTGATGAACCAGCGGCAACGCTGGGTTTAAGAGTGCTCGCTGTCGTGGGCGGGGTAAATATCAATCACCATATCCGCTCCCTCGCCCGCCCCGTTGATGTACTTGTCGCTACCCCTGGCCGTGCCCAGGATCTAATTGACCAGGGCAAGCTGCATTTGGATGCGGTCCAGATTACTGCACTGGATGAAGCCGACCAGATGGCCGATATGGGCTTTTTGCCCCAGGTACGCAAGCTGCTGCGCCTAACTCCGGCTAAAGGCCAGCGCTTGCTGTTTTCGGCGACGCTTGACGGCGACGTCAACAAGCTGGTGGAGCAATTCCTCCACGAACCGGTGGTCCACACCACTGCGCCGGTGCAAGCTGCAGTGGATTCCATGTCCCATCACCTCTTTTTCGTTGGTGATCGCCCCGCCCGCAACGAGGTGGTGCTGCGCATCGCTGCCCGCCAAGGCAAAACCATCATGTTCATGCGCACCAAGCACGGCGTGGACAGGCAGGTCAAGAAGTTGCGGCGCGCTGGCATCAACGCGTACCCGCTGCATGGCGATAAAGGCCAAGGCGCCCGTACCCGCGCAATCGAAGGCTTCGCCGATGGCAGCATCCCAGTCTTGGTCGCCACCGATATTGCCGCCCGCGGCATCGATATTGCGGACGTTTCACTCGTTGTTCACGTCGATCCGCCCGCGGAGCACAAAGCCTATCTCCATCGCGCCGGCCGCACGGCACGCGGCGGTGCTGCGGGTACCGTGATCACTTTGGTCATGGATGAACAACGCAAAGAAGTAGACGCTCTAATTAAGAAAGCCGGGGTCACAGCTACGGAGCACGATATTTCTCACCGTGACAATCCTGCAGGTGCGCCGGTACTTAAGGAGATTACGGGTGCTCGCAAGCCCAATGGCCCTGCCCTTCCCCCGCCCGGGCAGGCCGTACCCCAGAAACCAGCGAAATCTGTCAAGAAATCCAATTTCCAACGCCGTCGCTCAGGCGGCAAAGTCGCCCGCCGCCGACGCCGCTAA
- the gndA gene encoding NADP-dependent phosphogluconate dehydrogenase — MTDKNELAQIGVVGLAVMGSNLARNFARNGNTVAVYNRSPEKTHALIKAHGEEGNFVPSETIEDFVASLERPRKAIIMVKAGKATDAVIDQLAEAMDEGDIIIDGGNALFTDTIRREKDVAARGKHFVGAGISGGEEGALNGPAIMPGGPKESWETLGPILESIAANVDGTPCVTHIGPDGAGHFVKMVHNGIEYADMQVIGEAYQLLRYGAGMEPAEIAEVFREWNSGDLDSYLIEITAEVLAQKDPETGAPLVDIIVDAAGQKGTGRWTAINGLELGVPITGIAESVFARALSSSTAQRAAAQEGQLPAGTIKELDVDKAEFIEDVRRALYAAKLIAYSQGFDEIKAGSEEFGWDVDPRDLATIWRGGCIIRAKFLDRIRAAYDNNADLPALILDPYFKGELEDLIDPWRRVVVAATQLGLPAPVFASSLSYYDSLRAERLPAALIQGQRDFFGAHTFKRTDKPGTFHIEWSGDRSLTQTD; from the coding sequence ATGACTGATAAGAATGAACTTGCTCAGATTGGCGTCGTGGGATTGGCGGTCATGGGCTCTAATTTGGCCCGTAACTTTGCCCGCAACGGCAATACCGTAGCGGTGTATAACCGCAGCCCTGAAAAGACTCATGCGCTCATTAAGGCCCACGGTGAGGAAGGCAACTTCGTGCCCTCGGAAACCATCGAGGACTTTGTGGCTTCCTTGGAGCGCCCGCGCAAGGCAATCATCATGGTCAAGGCTGGCAAGGCCACCGATGCCGTCATCGATCAGCTGGCCGAGGCCATGGATGAGGGCGATATCATCATCGACGGCGGCAATGCTTTGTTCACTGACACCATTCGCCGCGAGAAGGACGTAGCCGCCCGCGGCAAGCACTTCGTCGGCGCCGGAATCTCCGGCGGCGAGGAGGGCGCGCTCAACGGTCCGGCCATCATGCCTGGCGGCCCCAAGGAATCGTGGGAGACCCTCGGCCCGATTCTTGAGTCCATTGCCGCCAACGTGGACGGCACTCCGTGTGTCACCCACATTGGTCCAGACGGCGCCGGCCACTTTGTCAAGATGGTCCACAATGGCATCGAGTATGCCGATATGCAGGTCATCGGCGAGGCTTATCAGCTGCTGCGCTATGGCGCGGGCATGGAACCGGCCGAAATCGCAGAGGTATTCCGCGAATGGAACTCCGGCGACCTTGATTCCTACCTCATTGAAATCACCGCCGAGGTTCTGGCCCAAAAGGATCCGGAGACTGGCGCCCCGCTGGTCGACATCATCGTGGACGCCGCCGGCCAGAAGGGCACCGGCCGCTGGACTGCCATCAATGGATTGGAACTCGGCGTTCCCATTACTGGTATTGCCGAATCCGTCTTCGCCCGCGCGCTGTCCTCCTCCACCGCGCAGCGCGCTGCCGCCCAAGAAGGCCAGCTGCCAGCCGGCACCATCAAGGAGCTGGACGTGGACAAGGCGGAGTTCATCGAGGATGTGCGCCGCGCGCTCTACGCTGCCAAGCTCATTGCCTACTCCCAGGGCTTTGACGAGATTAAGGCTGGGTCCGAAGAATTCGGTTGGGACGTTGACCCGCGCGATCTAGCAACCATCTGGCGCGGCGGCTGCATCATCCGCGCCAAGTTCTTGGATCGCATCCGCGCAGCCTATGACAATAATGCGGACTTGCCCGCCCTCATCCTCGATCCCTACTTCAAGGGCGAGCTGGAAGACCTCATCGACCCTTGGCGCCGCGTGGTCGTCGCCGCTACCCAGCTGGGACTGCCGGCACCGGTCTTTGCGTCATCCCTCTCCTACTACGACAGCCTGCGTGCCGAGCGCCTGCCGGCCGCTCTCATTCAGGGCCAGCGCGATTTCTTCGGCGCCCACACCTTCAAGCGCACCGACAAACCAGGTACCTTCCACATTGAGTGGTCCGGTGACCGCAGCCTGACCCAGACCGACTAG
- a CDS encoding PaaI family thioesterase, which yields MSDTQKLNDLLHVAHTRVLNAEELESLNALNGGLAELLGLQFTHVGPREARAKLQVLPEHHQPWGVANGGLYCSIAETVASIASVAAADAPAVGVNNSSDFIRSTGEGELEAVATPVQLGGRTHLWSVEMRQGRELIARTTLRTMILR from the coding sequence ATGTCGGATACGCAAAAACTCAATGACTTGCTCCACGTCGCGCATACGCGGGTGCTCAACGCAGAAGAACTGGAGTCTCTCAATGCCTTAAACGGCGGCCTTGCGGAATTGCTAGGACTGCAGTTCACCCACGTGGGCCCGCGCGAGGCCCGTGCGAAACTGCAGGTGCTGCCGGAGCATCACCAACCCTGGGGAGTAGCCAACGGCGGGTTGTATTGCTCAATCGCAGAAACCGTGGCCTCCATTGCCAGCGTTGCGGCTGCCGACGCCCCCGCAGTCGGCGTCAATAACTCCAGCGACTTCATTCGCTCCACAGGTGAGGGCGAGTTAGAAGCCGTGGCTACGCCCGTGCAGCTAGGCGGCCGCACCCATCTGTGGAGCGTCGAGATGCGGCAAGGCCGCGAGCTTATCGCCCGCACCACCTTGCGCACTATGATTCTGCGCTAG